The Polaromonas sp. JS666 genome has a segment encoding these proteins:
- a CDS encoding VWA domain-containing protein gives MNNVGKIASAQRVIAGLMSLILGKKSTVDWGQSAACGESGAISLPRPKTGDADEIALLTRLAVHEAGHDKHTDFECIEGLDGNVQALMNALEDPRIEREQVKTFPGAALILNRGLEDAIRVVDSKLDAGNPEHSADLVTVNVLLKGYRKLVRHQGVKEAADSLVAKGDQILGEARVDAVGQAIDRLAGCTSTSDAVALAKDLWTALQPPEPEQQQPPPSDPQEQDGAGGAADDSQEKQDEADDADQDTQEQPGEPEGSGDDESRPGTDSQPDSTPPESSDAGGDAPQGGDPQEGADGDPKSDGNGGDESRADSSGSPGDAAQDSADGASETGGGNPEGGAPKEPNDESGSGGGGQANGSGDQDGDGKPSPDAHNQVSREAGEGGNAQEPQKGDGGQGKAGQNGKLDLTSAMGTDLGALLAQAYELKYGKPDIDAPGLAAPAQTTTTTDDFTQLVATALERAADDGESLERALELIEVALEAVSASEQGEGSEKEPQLLGLAAGIGNATGTAIPLDTSARMSGAVSRLVRIFTKELQDKRRRTVKLASAGGQVASNRVWRLKAMGDTNVFKVTSSVCGIDAAATILLDRSGSMSRCIVEAAGAALSCSQALERISKVKTSIEMFPGYAKCVGNTVALQAFGQSARQVARRVNEVDAEGGTPLAEALQEVMPRLLAQRVKKRIVFLVTDGIPNNRPGALEEIGKAEKLGVEFVGIGIGVHGRAIEGLTPFSICINDASELPDAFEKLFRGNIALKLAA, from the coding sequence ATGAACAATGTGGGAAAGATCGCGAGTGCCCAACGGGTAATCGCAGGTTTGATGTCTCTGATTCTGGGCAAGAAAAGCACAGTTGACTGGGGACAGTCGGCCGCATGCGGTGAGAGCGGCGCAATTTCATTGCCTCGCCCAAAGACCGGTGATGCCGATGAGATCGCGCTTCTGACGCGATTGGCCGTGCATGAAGCTGGACATGATAAGCACACGGACTTTGAATGCATTGAAGGACTGGACGGCAACGTGCAGGCTCTGATGAATGCGCTTGAAGACCCGCGCATTGAGCGTGAGCAGGTAAAGACCTTTCCGGGTGCTGCCTTGATTCTGAATCGTGGATTGGAAGATGCCATCCGGGTGGTGGACTCCAAGCTCGACGCAGGTAATCCCGAGCACAGCGCAGATCTGGTAACAGTGAATGTGCTGCTCAAGGGGTACCGAAAGCTGGTGCGTCATCAGGGTGTGAAGGAAGCTGCTGACAGTCTGGTTGCCAAGGGCGATCAGATCCTGGGCGAGGCTCGTGTGGATGCGGTTGGTCAAGCAATTGATCGGCTGGCAGGCTGTACCAGCACTTCCGATGCAGTAGCACTCGCGAAGGACCTCTGGACGGCATTACAGCCACCCGAACCGGAGCAACAACAGCCGCCACCGTCCGATCCTCAGGAGCAAGACGGTGCCGGCGGAGCTGCTGATGACAGCCAGGAAAAACAGGATGAGGCTGACGATGCGGACCAAGACACGCAAGAGCAGCCAGGTGAGCCTGAAGGTAGCGGGGATGACGAAAGTCGACCCGGTACTGATAGCCAGCCTGATAGCACCCCGCCTGAGTCGAGCGATGCCGGTGGGGACGCTCCGCAAGGGGGAGATCCGCAGGAAGGTGCCGATGGCGATCCTAAATCTGATGGAAATGGCGGTGACGAGAGTCGCGCAGATTCCAGCGGTTCACCTGGAGATGCCGCCCAGGATTCAGCAGATGGGGCTAGCGAGACCGGAGGGGGCAACCCTGAAGGCGGCGCCCCCAAGGAGCCGAACGACGAATCGGGATCTGGCGGCGGTGGCCAGGCCAATGGTTCTGGTGATCAGGATGGTGATGGGAAACCATCGCCAGACGCTCATAACCAAGTAAGCCGGGAAGCTGGTGAAGGCGGAAACGCGCAAGAACCTCAAAAAGGTGATGGTGGACAGGGCAAAGCCGGTCAGAACGGGAAACTTGATCTGACCTCAGCAATGGGAACCGATCTTGGGGCACTACTGGCCCAGGCCTACGAGCTCAAATACGGGAAACCGGACATTGATGCACCTGGCCTGGCGGCGCCCGCGCAAACAACCACAACCACGGACGATTTCACCCAGCTGGTGGCTACTGCTTTGGAGCGGGCTGCTGACGATGGTGAATCGCTGGAGAGGGCGCTGGAGTTGATTGAGGTGGCCTTGGAAGCTGTTTCCGCATCTGAACAAGGTGAGGGCAGTGAAAAAGAGCCTCAACTGCTGGGGCTGGCTGCCGGGATTGGAAATGCCACGGGTACAGCCATTCCCTTGGACACATCAGCACGCATGAGTGGTGCTGTGAGCCGGTTAGTACGGATCTTCACCAAGGAGCTGCAGGACAAGCGCCGGCGGACTGTGAAGCTGGCTTCGGCTGGTGGGCAGGTTGCATCCAACCGCGTATGGCGCCTGAAGGCAATGGGTGACACCAATGTTTTCAAAGTGACCTCAAGCGTGTGTGGAATCGACGCGGCAGCGACCATCTTGCTGGACCGATCGGGTTCCATGAGCCGTTGCATCGTTGAGGCCGCTGGTGCCGCACTGTCTTGTTCTCAGGCGCTGGAGAGGATTTCGAAGGTGAAAACTTCGATTGAAATGTTCCCGGGCTATGCGAAATGTGTGGGTAACACGGTGGCCCTGCAGGCGTTTGGCCAGTCCGCGCGGCAAGTGGCGCGCAGGGTCAACGAAGTGGATGCCGAAGGTGGAACGCCTTTGGCTGAAGCCTTACAGGAAGTGATGCCCAGGCTGCTTGCGCAGCGTGTGAAGAAGCGGATCGTGTTTCTGGTGACTGATGGCATTCCCAACAACCGTCCTGGGGCGCTTGAAGAAATCGGGAAGGCGGAGAAATTGGGCGTTGAGTTCGTAGGCATCGGTATCGGTGTACACGGCAGAGCGATTGAGGGGCTTACCCCTTTCTCGATTTGCATCAATGACGCATCTGAATTACCGGATGCATTTGAGAAGCTGTTTCGAGGCAACATTGCCTTGAAGTTGGCAGCTTGA
- a CDS encoding DUF7146 domain-containing protein, giving the protein MNDKAEDLAFGRWPDILQARGMSARYFSGKNGPCPFCPDGGGKDRYRWTQKKYGGVWVCSACTEGKYATGFNMLMKHMGYQTFREAADDVRDYFGANPTVKPITREQRLAMGGSMTPELVLRNRTRMQKTWDEGREVTAGDPVALYLHGRVRGLDFVPANIRFHPALPYWAPPPDGQDKPVLLGRFAAMLAYAQAPDGSLAQLHKTYLTSEGAKANVPLVKKTDLGVGVNSFAVRMLEPCGDTLGVCEGFETGCASAMLRDIPVWPCLNGPAMAEFELPPELHGKIRKLVIFEDSDELKAFGRNPDGSTKWRRPGSVYAQKLADRARLAGLRTLIIKSAKVGDDMADYWSAQATA; this is encoded by the coding sequence ATGAACGACAAAGCGGAAGATCTAGCATTTGGCCGCTGGCCGGACATCCTTCAAGCGCGAGGGATGTCAGCGAGATACTTCAGTGGTAAAAACGGCCCGTGTCCTTTCTGCCCCGATGGTGGGGGCAAGGACAGGTATCGCTGGACCCAGAAGAAGTACGGTGGCGTGTGGGTCTGCAGTGCGTGCACTGAAGGCAAATACGCAACTGGCTTCAACATGCTGATGAAGCACATGGGATACCAGACTTTCCGTGAGGCAGCTGACGACGTGCGGGATTACTTCGGAGCAAATCCGACTGTGAAGCCCATAACCCGAGAGCAGCGCCTTGCAATGGGCGGTTCCATGACCCCGGAGCTCGTATTGCGCAATCGAACCAGGATGCAGAAAACCTGGGACGAAGGCCGCGAAGTGACGGCGGGAGACCCGGTCGCTTTGTACTTGCATGGGCGGGTACGCGGGCTGGATTTTGTACCTGCCAACATTCGCTTCCATCCGGCGTTGCCATATTGGGCTCCGCCGCCAGATGGTCAGGACAAGCCCGTGTTGCTTGGACGTTTCGCAGCCATGCTGGCATACGCGCAAGCGCCTGACGGGTCACTGGCCCAGTTGCACAAAACCTACTTGACGTCGGAAGGCGCAAAGGCGAACGTGCCACTGGTGAAGAAGACTGATCTTGGCGTTGGTGTCAATTCGTTTGCCGTCCGAATGCTGGAGCCTTGTGGCGACACGCTCGGTGTGTGTGAAGGGTTTGAAACCGGCTGTGCTTCAGCGATGCTGCGTGACATACCGGTGTGGCCATGCCTCAATGGTCCTGCCATGGCGGAGTTTGAGTTGCCTCCAGAGCTTCACGGGAAAATCAGGAAACTGGTGATCTTCGAAGACTCGGACGAGCTCAAGGCATTTGGGCGCAATCCTGACGGCTCCACAAAATGGAGACGACCGGGAAGTGTCTACGCTCAGAAACTGGCAGACCGTGCCCGTCTGGCGGGCCTGAGGACGTTAATCATCAAGTCAGCGAAAGTTGGAGATGACATGGCCGACTACTGGAGTGCACAAGCCACGGCTTGA
- a CDS encoding FlhC family transcriptional regulator: MRSVKQATAKEVTAGKASASKSRINLFDDPRWEDRFDVLIRLTQRTQLIKDLTGTDIRPQRIKAAIDKRLEEMGVEIQRPRGSGQTYTAKGFLSKMADKYDAAYLLGLHFGANGPGSLATFDTNLGTALDKRMETYLRYCSDMYERQEDASISFETYIVLIEGIKNHEVPMHTCKDCSTSYVWPVGSYVRHSCPVCAVHQHDVKAAKQKLEVMLNAKKTRATPVRSHLLTGSARDPA; this comes from the coding sequence ATGCGCTCAGTAAAGCAAGCAACGGCCAAAGAAGTGACTGCTGGTAAGGCATCGGCGTCAAAGTCAAGGATCAACCTGTTTGATGATCCACGGTGGGAAGATCGTTTCGATGTACTGATTCGCCTGACCCAGCGTACCCAACTGATCAAAGACCTAACCGGTACCGACATTCGTCCCCAGCGGATCAAGGCTGCAATCGACAAGCGCTTGGAGGAAATGGGCGTAGAAATTCAGCGCCCACGCGGAAGCGGCCAGACATACACCGCCAAGGGGTTCCTTTCAAAGATGGCGGACAAATATGATGCGGCCTACTTGCTTGGACTGCACTTTGGAGCTAATGGCCCCGGATCGCTGGCCACGTTTGACACAAACCTAGGTACTGCACTCGACAAGCGCATGGAAACCTACTTGCGCTACTGCAGCGACATGTATGAACGTCAAGAAGACGCAAGCATCAGTTTTGAAACCTACATTGTCCTAATTGAGGGGATCAAGAACCACGAAGTCCCCATGCATACCTGCAAGGACTGCAGTACATCCTATGTCTGGCCGGTTGGCTCCTATGTCCGTCACTCCTGCCCAGTCTGCGCTGTCCATCAGCACGACGTGAAAGCAGCCAAGCAGAAACTGGAAGTGATGCTCAACGCCAAAAAGACCAGAGCGACCCCTGTCCGCAGCCACTTGTTGACTGGAAGTGCACGTGATCCAGCTTGA
- the mobH gene encoding MobH family relaxase: MQNIYPPDDQGLPLRRVAELLAGNESLISRIRLHAAADVDKFDVRFLTPITNLANQINALPASSSSLFSGEGGLLRASLEMAFLCFQASDGRIFTGAATVEVRHKLEPRWRYICFLAGLLHPIGIPLVRMVVSTKGGESWPKHMHDITTWAQGAKIDRVYVNWSDESKLEQNKLLGPSPYTASILHKIVGPENLGWLEEGSPDLTRTLFELVGGSETTSRIAKDVVVTMWGKVQQREEARRPQAYGRLTVGTHLTPYLVGSMRSLVNDGKWKPNDGPLIVDSTGVYLIWPDAGEEIVRQGAREGRDGWPSSAATLAELLKQDGVFETSYGNDMGMTEVVDKEGNVLQSYKLKKPTTVIETYEASDYQRAAPKTLSGVLDRDPLAKAEAKAVEKKAKPAQANLEVDTPAVSTSPANATVDPETGELIASTEVRNDVSSTDGADLSADSAPVEPVAVTEVATAPIQPPALATAPLPGQSGRIKEAAEVKFSDLVPEEIRKEIKTTLTIELLGKVIKAWRERGEQSTTMRLTDNGAAISIDFLGTLMRSIPDWANEMASAGLIYAPPDRPGLKVHKVAIPEGSKAKEAIVISRYGCKKLGL; the protein is encoded by the coding sequence ATGCAAAACATCTATCCTCCGGACGATCAAGGTCTGCCGCTGCGTAGGGTTGCGGAGCTGCTAGCTGGGAATGAGAGTTTGATTTCCCGCATCCGTCTCCATGCCGCCGCAGACGTGGACAAATTCGATGTCCGATTCCTGACACCCATCACGAATTTGGCAAACCAGATCAATGCGCTGCCGGCTTCATCCTCTTCATTGTTCTCGGGTGAGGGTGGCTTGTTGCGAGCGTCCCTGGAAATGGCATTCTTGTGCTTTCAGGCATCGGATGGGCGCATTTTTACGGGCGCAGCAACGGTCGAGGTGCGACACAAATTGGAGCCTCGCTGGCGATACATCTGTTTTCTGGCAGGTTTGCTTCACCCCATAGGTATACCTTTGGTCCGCATGGTGGTTTCAACCAAGGGGGGGGAGTCATGGCCCAAGCACATGCACGACATCACCACCTGGGCCCAGGGCGCCAAGATCGACCGCGTCTATGTGAATTGGTCGGATGAGTCAAAGCTCGAACAGAACAAGCTGCTCGGCCCATCGCCATACACCGCTTCCATCCTGCACAAAATTGTCGGGCCCGAGAATCTGGGCTGGTTGGAAGAAGGCTCCCCAGATCTGACACGTACCCTTTTCGAACTGGTGGGAGGTAGTGAGACAACCTCACGAATCGCCAAGGATGTTGTTGTAACGATGTGGGGCAAGGTGCAGCAGCGCGAGGAGGCGCGCCGGCCCCAAGCCTACGGGCGGTTGACTGTTGGCACACACCTGACGCCCTACCTGGTGGGGTCGATGCGGTCACTTGTTAACGACGGCAAGTGGAAGCCCAATGACGGTCCCCTAATCGTGGATAGCACCGGCGTCTACTTGATTTGGCCGGATGCGGGGGAAGAGATTGTGCGGCAAGGCGCTCGCGAAGGACGCGATGGATGGCCGTCATCCGCGGCTACTCTGGCTGAGTTGCTCAAGCAAGATGGTGTTTTTGAAACCTCGTACGGAAACGATATGGGGATGACTGAGGTCGTAGATAAGGAGGGCAACGTCCTCCAGTCATACAAGTTAAAGAAGCCGACCACAGTCATCGAAACGTATGAGGCCTCCGATTACCAGCGGGCAGCGCCCAAGACGTTGAGTGGTGTTCTGGATCGTGACCCTCTTGCAAAGGCAGAGGCTAAAGCGGTAGAGAAGAAGGCCAAGCCTGCTCAGGCAAACCTTGAGGTCGATACACCAGCGGTGTCCACTTCTCCTGCGAATGCAACGGTGGATCCGGAGACTGGTGAACTCATCGCATCCACGGAGGTTCGCAATGACGTTTCGAGCACCGACGGGGCCGATTTGTCGGCGGACAGCGCACCTGTCGAACCTGTTGCCGTTACAGAGGTAGCAACCGCGCCTATTCAACCGCCAGCACTTGCTACGGCGCCACTGCCTGGACAGAGCGGAAGGATCAAAGAGGCCGCAGAAGTGAAGTTCAGTGATCTCGTTCCCGAGGAAATCCGCAAGGAAATCAAGACCACTCTGACCATTGAGTTGCTTGGCAAGGTCATAAAGGCATGGCGGGAGCGCGGTGAGCAGAGTACCACCATGCGCCTGACTGACAACGGGGCTGCTATCAGCATCGATTTCCTGGGAACACTCATGCGCAGCATCCCGGACTGGGCAAACGAAATGGCATCTGCAGGCTTGATTTACGCACCCCCCGATCGTCCAGGTCTGAAGGTCCATAAGGTGGCGATTCCCGAAGGCTCCAAGGCCAAAGAGGCGATCGTTATATCCCGTTACGGTTGCAAGAAGTTGGGGCTCTAA
- the traD gene encoding conjugative transfer system coupling protein TraD (Members of this protein family are the putative conjugative coupling factor, TraD, as the term is used for the SXT and TOL plasmid systems.): protein MAENRFEQLLRPAFEARAAIGWGIAAIWMLICAVLVNAPRGTLLASAGLAVAMASWRMFGAQRLLKYKLSLSGKEVVIMKTTDLQKAMPKLGENLWLGWGYRWEPRHTQRAYEVLKRDLDDVYPPQWWLKWMGKTKDPRKAKGLPWVHGLDMKESDVLLPFESLKGHCAIIATTGAIKTRLAALVIFQLALRGDCVIVIDPKGDRDLREICRQAAVLAGHPERFLMLHPAFASESVRLDLVKNWDQVSQVASRITMVLGSQESDNFKEFCWMAVHRITNGMKYIGRRVSLYNLKTSMESRVSVEKLTEQALRKFFKEECPQLLESIEKEINASNAAGKRPVSKNAVETNSPELSAMIKVFLSEVPESHDEATSKGLPAKPEEVRGLVAILEANKEWFGKMIVSITPLLTKLTTDDLRGLLSPDYEDINDTRPIMDGKRLVEGNHIFYMGTDTLADESVGKAMSTMALAELSSVAAEIYNHGVASKDDGSQPRRVHVVVDEWRDAACEPMIQQANKGRGAGFFIWALGQTFSDLVDKFGGNTARARTFIGNMNNLIVGATQDPDTMNLIIDKLGETSIIVKSQSTGMGSKTEDVGLEFSANQSESISEKTVEIFPRSLLPQLQDLHYIGFFNRGELIKGRIPVIVQNNRPT, encoded by the coding sequence ATGGCTGAAAATCGATTTGAACAACTGTTGCGCCCGGCATTCGAAGCGCGGGCTGCGATTGGGTGGGGGATAGCCGCTATCTGGATGTTGATCTGTGCTGTCCTTGTCAACGCACCACGCGGCACTCTACTTGCATCCGCTGGTCTTGCTGTGGCCATGGCGTCGTGGCGCATGTTCGGAGCCCAGCGTTTGCTTAAATACAAGCTGTCTCTTTCGGGCAAGGAAGTGGTGATCATGAAGACCACGGACCTCCAAAAAGCGATGCCGAAGCTCGGTGAAAACCTTTGGCTGGGCTGGGGCTACCGCTGGGAGCCTCGTCACACCCAGCGCGCATACGAGGTTCTCAAGCGGGATCTTGACGATGTGTATCCACCACAATGGTGGCTCAAGTGGATGGGCAAGACCAAAGATCCACGCAAGGCCAAAGGCCTGCCGTGGGTTCATGGCTTGGATATGAAGGAGAGCGACGTCCTGTTGCCCTTTGAATCGCTGAAGGGCCATTGCGCAATCATTGCTACGACAGGTGCCATCAAAACACGTCTGGCGGCACTGGTGATCTTCCAGCTGGCCTTGAGGGGCGATTGCGTGATCGTGATTGACCCGAAAGGGGATCGTGACTTGCGCGAAATCTGCCGACAGGCCGCCGTGCTCGCAGGCCACCCCGAGCGGTTTCTGATGCTTCACCCGGCCTTTGCCTCCGAGTCCGTCAGGCTCGACCTGGTGAAGAACTGGGATCAGGTGTCTCAGGTGGCTTCGCGTATCACTATGGTCCTGGGTTCCCAGGAGAGTGACAACTTCAAGGAATTCTGCTGGATGGCCGTCCACCGGATTACCAACGGAATGAAGTACATCGGTCGCCGAGTGAGCCTCTACAACTTGAAAACGTCGATGGAGTCACGGGTATCTGTCGAAAAGCTCACCGAGCAAGCTCTGCGGAAATTCTTTAAGGAAGAGTGCCCGCAGCTGTTGGAGTCAATTGAGAAGGAAATCAACGCGTCGAATGCCGCCGGCAAGCGCCCTGTCAGCAAAAACGCAGTAGAGACCAATTCCCCGGAGCTGAGTGCCATGATCAAAGTCTTCCTTTCCGAAGTGCCGGAAAGCCATGACGAGGCGACGTCGAAAGGTCTGCCAGCCAAGCCCGAAGAGGTCCGTGGTTTGGTTGCCATTCTGGAAGCTAACAAGGAATGGTTCGGCAAGATGATCGTCAGCATCACGCCGTTGCTTACCAAGTTGACTACGGACGATCTCCGTGGGCTCTTGTCGCCAGACTATGAGGACATCAACGACACACGTCCCATCATGGACGGAAAGCGCCTGGTCGAAGGGAATCATATCTTCTACATGGGGACAGACACGCTGGCCGACGAATCCGTTGGAAAGGCCATGTCAACGATGGCTTTGGCCGAGCTTTCATCGGTGGCGGCCGAGATTTACAACCATGGTGTTGCGTCCAAGGATGACGGTTCGCAACCCCGACGTGTCCACGTCGTAGTGGACGAATGGCGCGATGCGGCCTGTGAACCAATGATCCAACAGGCGAACAAGGGCCGTGGGGCTGGGTTCTTCATTTGGGCACTAGGACAAACATTCTCCGACCTGGTAGACAAGTTCGGTGGCAATACCGCCCGTGCGCGTACCTTCATCGGCAACATGAACAACCTGATCGTAGGTGCAACTCAGGATCCGGACACGATGAACCTGATCATCGACAAGCTGGGTGAGACTTCAATCATCGTCAAGAGTCAGTCCACTGGCATGGGTTCGAAAACCGAGGATGTGGGGCTGGAATTCAGCGCCAATCAAAGCGAATCCATTTCAGAAAAGACGGTGGAGATTTTCCCGAGGAGTTTGTTACCGCAGCTGCAGGATCTGCACTACATCGGATTCTTTAACCGCGGCGAGCTCATTAAGGGCCGTATCCCCGTCATCGTGCAGAACAACAGGCCTACCTAA
- a CDS encoding DUF4400 domain-containing protein, translating into MKNSQHLGFWLAVVFLGFFIAPLMRSGSSMEAFVGDEVHQTREALGARVGDFVVSFANATFQDTPLGMVAQTAKTAKHTKEEVALSKRVAGPGGELMSSVYNSYLQGLILQAFVVAMRLAIVLIWLVVLAPMLGASVFDGFMQRRIKRAEFGAIRPATFTVAGMFVIPLLALPLVYLVIPFSLSPLLAPLWALIVALPLSLLVSNMQPLFGR; encoded by the coding sequence ATGAAGAACAGTCAGCACCTTGGGTTTTGGTTGGCAGTGGTGTTCCTGGGATTTTTCATCGCGCCACTGATGAGAAGTGGGTCCAGCATGGAGGCCTTTGTGGGGGACGAAGTTCATCAGACACGTGAGGCACTGGGAGCCCGCGTGGGCGACTTTGTCGTTTCGTTTGCGAACGCCACCTTTCAAGACACGCCATTGGGCATGGTTGCTCAGACGGCAAAGACTGCCAAGCACACCAAGGAAGAGGTGGCCTTATCGAAGCGGGTGGCTGGACCTGGGGGAGAGTTGATGTCCTCGGTTTACAACAGCTACCTGCAGGGTCTGATACTCCAGGCATTCGTGGTCGCAATGAGGCTGGCTATCGTCCTGATCTGGCTTGTCGTTCTGGCCCCAATGTTGGGTGCTTCGGTATTTGATGGGTTCATGCAGAGGCGCATCAAGCGAGCCGAGTTTGGTGCGATCCGTCCCGCAACCTTCACTGTGGCCGGGATGTTTGTGATCCCATTGCTGGCGCTGCCCCTGGTATACCTGGTCATTCCTTTCAGCCTATCACCCCTGCTGGCACCGCTTTGGGCGCTGATTGTTGCTTTGCCTCTGTCACTGCTGGTGTCCAACATGCAGCCATTGTTCGGCCGGTGA
- a CDS encoding CpaF family protein, which produces MHIEEPPSAAKAQEAIRLGHTQRVLAQLMDTLAVLRTHFDDAEISEIMINGPDDVFIEKHGKTIKLKVKLAAPNIRAAISLIAGLMEKEVGEKNKQRVLSARLPGFRVEAILPPVAVNGPTMCIRRHASRVFSIEEYISSGVISQEYADLLKQAILNKENFLIVGGTGSGKTTMMNTALSMVPPDERLFVIETVHELQIVSPNKVLVECDDEQGMTPRKAVRTAMRYAPKRVIVGELRGPEAYDWMDAANTGHPGSAATIHANSAARGLGRLENLLLMSNMGVPHEALKVAIADSVQWLFFIKRDGATRKVTEVCRVLDYDRVKGEYVLEKF; this is translated from the coding sequence ATGCATATCGAAGAGCCTCCATCAGCCGCAAAAGCCCAAGAGGCCATCCGACTTGGTCACACCCAACGGGTTCTGGCGCAGCTTATGGATACGCTGGCCGTTCTGAGAACCCATTTTGATGACGCTGAAATCAGCGAAATCATGATCAATGGGCCAGATGACGTGTTCATCGAAAAGCACGGCAAAACCATCAAGCTCAAGGTCAAGCTGGCCGCTCCAAACATTCGTGCCGCCATTAGCCTGATCGCCGGCCTGATGGAAAAGGAAGTTGGCGAAAAGAACAAGCAGCGTGTCTTGTCTGCGAGACTCCCCGGGTTCCGGGTCGAGGCGATCCTTCCCCCCGTGGCAGTCAATGGCCCGACCATGTGTATTCGGCGCCATGCCTCCCGCGTATTCAGCATCGAAGAGTACATCAGCAGTGGTGTGATCTCTCAGGAGTATGCGGATCTGCTCAAGCAGGCAATCCTCAACAAGGAAAACTTCCTGATCGTTGGTGGAACTGGCTCGGGCAAGACCACGATGATGAATACGGCCTTGAGCATGGTTCCGCCTGACGAGCGTCTGTTTGTCATTGAAACAGTTCACGAACTGCAGATCGTTTCCCCCAACAAGGTTCTCGTTGAATGTGACGACGAACAGGGGATGACCCCCCGTAAAGCAGTGCGCACAGCCATGCGCTACGCACCCAAACGCGTGATCGTCGGCGAGCTGCGCGGACCAGAAGCCTATGACTGGATGGATGCGGCAAACACAGGCCACCCAGGGTCTGCGGCAACCATCCATGCCAACAGTGCCGCCCGCGGCCTTGGCCGCCTGGAAAACCTGCTCCTCATGTCAAACATGGGCGTTCCTCATGAGGCATTAAAGGTGGCCATCGCGGACAGCGTTCAGTGGCTGTTTTTCATCAAACGCGATGGAGCAACTCGCAAGGTAACCGAGGTGTGCCGTGTACTCGACTACGACCGCGTGAAGGGTGAGTACGTCCTCGAAAAGTTTTGA
- a CDS encoding TrbC/VirB2 family protein, which yields MIQTIKSKITALRQNQSGGQNLKTVLTATLVAALLAVMPIDAMAQNFDIPFITQFGCSVVKWMKGPLAILIFVVVVIATLVIGMISKMDWSRIISVCVVFGIIIGLGGVLANSSYFQAMPAMQSCLS from the coding sequence ATGATCCAAACCATCAAATCCAAAATTACCGCGCTGCGCCAGAACCAGTCGGGCGGCCAGAACCTGAAGACGGTTTTGACTGCCACCCTGGTAGCGGCCCTGCTCGCTGTCATGCCCATTGATGCCATGGCCCAAAACTTCGACATTCCATTCATCACGCAGTTTGGCTGCTCCGTGGTGAAGTGGATGAAGGGACCATTGGCGATTCTGATCTTCGTTGTCGTCGTGATCGCTACGCTGGTGATCGGGATGATTTCCAAGATGGACTGGAGTCGCATTATTTCCGTGTGTGTGGTGTTCGGCATCATCATCGGTCTGGGCGGTGTACTGGCTAATTCGTCGTACTTCCAAGCCATGCCCGCAATGCAATCCTGCTTGTCCTAA
- a CDS encoding VirB3 family type IV secretion system protein has protein sequence MASRSSAFHQSLQRSRLIMGIEKASFGGLVFASSFCLVARSYWGVPIIVILYLLAKWLTKRDGQFIEVFFKYLNEDHVYDATPRLSDYKSRPKGWGKDLPL, from the coding sequence ATGGCATCGCGTTCCTCGGCCTTTCATCAGTCGTTGCAGCGATCGCGGCTGATCATGGGAATCGAGAAGGCCAGCTTCGGGGGGTTGGTCTTCGCCAGCTCCTTCTGTCTGGTCGCTCGCAGCTATTGGGGTGTCCCAATCATCGTCATCCTGTACCTGCTCGCCAAGTGGCTTACCAAACGTGATGGGCAGTTCATTGAGGTCTTCTTCAAGTACCTCAATGAGGACCATGTCTACGACGCAACGCCGCGCCTTAGCGATTACAAGTCCCGGCCCAAAGGCTGGGGTAAAGACCTACCGCTCTGA